The Nicotiana tabacum cultivar K326 chromosome 5, ASM71507v2, whole genome shotgun sequence sequence TATTGTCGTTGTGGCATGTATTACTCTTATTTCTGCATTTATATAAAAAACTCAGTTTCGCTGTCTAGAATGAATgttaagtgttaggcttacctagttttaggaACTATGTGCTATCATGGCTCATGTggaggattttgggtcatgacaatatacATGTGTATACCTTAAAAATGGTTAAGTTAAATCACATGGCACCTTGAACACTAAAAACCTTTGGAGGGCACTGGTTGAGCAGAATACTGGTGCCTCCGTTGCGTTAAAATCATGAGTTCGCTTCTGGAGTAGGAGGTACAATAGTGAGTAGTTTAGCATACTTATTTTCTATCACGAATAAAATCCTTAACTTTTTTTTTGGTggaaataaaaatttattattcAATCATCCAGAACCAAAACATATACAGtttatcatatcatcatgtcCTTCCCTTCCCTTCCTATATCTCTATCCTCCTTCCACTATTAAGTGCTAAACATTTTGATATTATTCTATTCAACAACTACTTGTATAGATTCTCTACCTAGTTTGTCTCCTTCTGTTGCCTCTTTTTCCGTATTAACTTCCAAACATATGTATTTACATGTATATTGTATTTGCTCCAGTATCTTGGGGTCTTGGTACTTTCTGCAACGAAACTGCTTCGTCCATGGCCCTCCAAATGTGATATATGACTGCTGCCAAAGCTGCCTGTGTAAATGATCGTCCTATTTTTCCTTTTGGTGCTCTAGACATCCTTCGCCATAAACCTGTCACCTCTGTGTTTCTTAGTTCATCCCAATCTATTTGAGGACTTCTTCTAAGCACATCTTAGAGAATGCATTCGAAAAATATATGATCAATCAATTTTGTGTGACCATCACATAGCATACACTCACTGTCTTGCTTAATCTCCATTCTTAGTGTTCTATCTTTTGTCAAGAGTCTTCTTCGCATTGCAAGCCAACAGATAAAGCTATGctttgattttttcattttgttccACACCCATATGCTCCAAGTCCTTGGTTCCTGTCCCCTATTTTCCATTGATAACCACGTTTTATTGTATGCTTTCTAATCTTGTTCTTCTATCCATTCTCTACATACCATGTTGCATACCTATCTCGTATGCAACATATTTTCCTCCAGTACTAACAACAATCCTGTGGGGGATGTAGTTCCACCAGGTTTTCCCTTTCAAGTGTATATGGTTCACTCATTTAACCCATAATATGTCTTCTTTGCTTGCAATGTGCCAAACATATTTTTCCACCGCTGCTTCATTACAAGTATTGCATTCCCTTATTTCCAGACCCCTTTTCATTTTGGTCTGCAAACTAGGTCTCATGCTACCAACGGTACCTTATTTGATACTCCTTTTCCATCCCACAAGTAATTTCTATAGATTGTCATAATGTCCTTTATTACTTTCTTTGGGAGAATAAAAATTGTTGCCCAGTATGTATGTATGTTTATCTACATAGAGTTAATCAATTATACTATGCCTGCGTATGATAGATGTTTTGATTCCCATGAGTTTATTCTTGTACTCAATTTGTCCACCAGTAGTTCACAATCCCTTGCTGACAGTTTCTTTGATGATATAGGTACCCCTAGGTATTTGAAAGGTAATGTCCCTTGCTTATATCGTGTTATCTCACAAATATTTGCTAGGCATTGTCCCTCCATGTTTGCACTGTATATGTTTGATTTTCCAACATTTGTGCTTAGTCCTGAGGCATTAGAGAAAGCTTGTCATCCTCTGAGCATGAGTATCACAACTTGGTAGTTTTCTTTACTAAACATTAGGATCATCCGCGAAGCAAAAGTGATGTAACTTCAGACTCTTACACTTTGTGTGGAGAGCAAAGCCTTCCAGAGTGGCTACCCATTGCATGATCCTCGTAACATATTCCATACATATCACAAATATTAGAGGTGATATAGGGTCTCCCTAACACAGTCTCCTTCTCCCCTTAATATAGCTATAGATTCCCCCATTCAATGCAATTGAGTATTGTGTAGTGGATATACATACCATAATCTATTTGTCAAATCTGGGTGGAAAGTTTAATGTATGTAGCATCTCTTCCACAAAGCCCCATTCCACAAAGTCGTATGCTTTCTTTAAGTCTATCTTTATAAGACAGCTTCTTGTGGTTTTCTTCCCGTTGTACAATTTCACCAGGTCTTGACAAATGAGAATATTTTGTACTATGCTTCTTCCTTTCACAAAGGCACTCTGGTTCTCAGCAACTACTGTAGGCAGTACTCTTTTTAGCCTATTGAATAACATTTTGGATATCACTTTGTAAATTGTATTACAACAGGCGATAGGCCTATAATCTCCCATTTTTTCTGCATGGTTACTCTTTGGAACTAGAGTTATCACTGTGTTGTTTATGATCTTAAGCATTTTTTGTGTTTCAAAGAACTCAAACACACTCTCTACCAAGTCTTGTTTCATCACTCACCAACAGTCTTTGAAAAATTGGCTCTCATAGCCATCAGGCCCTAGGGACTTGTCTCCTGATATTGACCATAGTGCCTCCTTTACTTCTATTTCAGTGAATTGTTCTTCCAACCTATCTATCTGTTCTTGTTGTACTATAGGACCTCTTCGAACAAGATCACAACATatatattgtctcccttttttAGAATCCCCTAGTAGTCACTATAAAATTTTGTAAAGGAATTAGCAGTCCTTTCTATATCAGTATGAACCTGCCCTGATGAGACCTTAATGGAGAAGATTTTATTGGAATTTCTTCTAGATTTTATCACATTATGGAAATACCTTGTATTCTAGTCCCCTTGCTTGAGCCACTTTATTTTACTCTTTTGTGTAAAAAACTGCTCCTTAGCAACCTTCCATTTAATGCTTTCTTGCAGCAGGCTAACTTCCTCATTTATTAAATCAGCATTTCTTGGATCCTTCTGGATCTTCTCTTGACAATTTATCAATCTTGCCATTGCTATTTCTGCATTCCCTTCAATAACAGAGAACCTTTCCTTGTTTAATCTTTGCAAAacatattttgttatattcatctTCCCCACAAGTTTATATATTTTGGTGCCTTTCAACTCAGTTTTCCAAACTTTTTGCACTTTTGTTTTGAATTCTGGTAATAGGCTCCACATATTAAAGTATCTGAATTGCTTCTTGTGTCCTGTGTTCCCCCTTTCCCAATTTAATACAGCCGGGCAATGGTCATAGATTTCTTCACTCATGAAGTGAACTTCTGATGCTGGCAAGTATGTCATCCATTCATCATTTATCAGTACTCGATCTATTTTGTTTGCTATCTCCACCCTGTTTGTTGTTTCATGTGAAGAATGCGTGATGAGTTTTCAATGTCTTAGCTccatgttttgatgatctaacaaacttactgtcaagaaccagatagggaacctgacacacttggtaTAAATTGATAATCAACGGACTCCAGCTAATGTGAATTGCTGCAACTGTAGAAGATAGAGAACCAAcacagggacctgatcccttgtgTTTCCCTAACAGCAGTACGAAAGCCAACTATGTACAGTTGGAAAGTGACTGCCACAGAAACTGTGTACACAGTGCAGCGCAGTTCTGCAGTTACTTGTCCTTTGACCAACcaagtgcttacatcattcaagtgatgtcatcaaagGTGTATTAACAAGAGCATTACAAtgaaacatcacttgaacacttgagaattcACTTCAAACATTCAAGCCTTCTAAGGTTCGTTCATTTagttctcaagtgcatcaagaacaaagtttAAGGCTACTACGGATCAGTTCCTAAATCTAGTActttgttgtccttagttgagttgtaactttgtaattattcttcattgtaattcctaatttgcttagctagaagcgttgCTTAGGAACCTCTTTCTAAAACCATAAACCCTTTGCGTTTGtgtcgtgactagagttagttatgagttgaagtctttgtaatagatgTATTGCAAattggcttgtaataggtgtattacgAGTTAGTGaaggattaagagtttaattcctagattgcataggttgtaattTAAAAATTGCTCATAGTAAAGTTGATCCTACCAGCataggtcgtgattttttatcCCCTTGAATAGGGATTTTCCCACGTAAAACTCCCTGTCTTATTTACTTACTATTTTATTAAAGTTCTTagtggaaactcatagaggatctggtactctatagtttggtggactcacataaactatcaattggtatcagagcaagttcctcctatcaggctaacacctaggaaggatccttatggctgctccaccaaattttgaagaaggtcaatctacgtATAGACCACTCAAGTTCAATAgacaatactatgggtggtggaaaacaagaatgtatgattttatcatggctgaagattctgAGTTGTGGGATGTCATATGTGATTGTCCTTATATCCCAACGAAGAACGTCAGAGATCTTCCATTGACGATGCCAAAGACCAAAAAAGAATACACTGACGCAGACAAGAAAGCTGTGGAGAAAAattttcgtgccaagaaaattTTGGCATGTGAAATAGGATCTGATGATACAATAGGATCTCTGCTTGTGAAactgctaaggagatatgggaagctttGCAAACAGCATATGAGGGAACCACTCAAGCAAAGCAATCCAAGATTGATATGCTCACCACCGAGTATGAACTCTTTAGGATGAACGacgatgaatctattcaagatatgcaTACAAGATTCATTTctatcataaatgagttacactcacttgGTGAAATCATTCGCAAGAACAAGCTCGTGAGGAAGATCCTTAGTATTTTGCCTAGTTCATGGGAGAGTAAAGTGAATGTTATTACTGAAGCAAAGGACCTGCAAGAGCTGACCATAGACGAGCTGGATGGAAATCTAAAAACCTAtgagatgaagaggaagatagacagtgaaagaagagaaccaaagacaAAAAAGAACTTGGTACTCAAAGCTAAaagcaatgactcaagtgaggagGACAGTGGCATGACTTACTTAACCAAAAGGTTTCAGAAGATGGTCAGGAGAAATGGAGGAATACTAAAAAAGGGCAACTCCAGCAGACCAAAGAACTATGACCTTTGCCACAAATGTGGAAAGCCAGGGTACTTCATCAAAGATTGTCCTCTCATGAAGCATAAACACTCCAAATACAACCCTGATAAAACCGcaaagaggaacccggttcctgacaAGCACTTTAAAAGGAAGAGATCTGCTGACAATGTGGTGAAACAGGCTCTTGCAGCATGGGGAGATTCCTCTAGTGAGTTTGAAGAAGAAACTGATGCAGGTGACAtttccatgatggcagttgaaagtgaagaaaatgaatatgattcaatatttgttttgatggctcaatcagataatgatgaagatgatgacaacagtgaggtaaatttcagggatgttcagagaaatctgaaatcctactccCCTAAGAAACTCATGTCATTAGCTAGTGTATTAattgatgcctatcatagtcCTGTGGAGGATAAAGATGCCTTGACCTTAGAACTAGAAGAAGCTGAACAAACAAGAGATGATTTGGTAGTGTGTGTAGTTGACCTAAAGGAAACTATAAGCAATTTGGAAGATGAAAAAATGGTTTTGACTGAAAAAATTGCTAGTATAGAACAGGAAAGAGATGACTTGGTGGTTGTAGTTGTTACCTATAAGGAAACCATTGAAAATTTCAGTAAAGAAAAAGAAACCTTAGTGAAGAGAGTGACTGAAATTGAGGAGGAGGGAGATGATCTCTTAATAGTGATTGCAGACCGGAGGGAAACTATAGAGGGACTAGGAACTGAATCTAGACCTGGAAATtctgaaaaaggaaaagaggtagCCAATGAGGCACATATTAGGCTTGAAAACGAGTTGAAAGCTGTGAAAACTAGATTGtgtgttgaaattgaaaaataacaAGCATCTCCAAACTAAACTagaaagagtaaaaaatgatc is a genomic window containing:
- the LOC142180721 gene encoding uncharacterized protein LOC142180721, with product MTYLPASEVHFMSEEIYDHCPAVLNWERGNTGHKKQFRYFNMWSLLPEFKTKVQKVWKTELKGTKIYKLVGKMNITKYVLQRLNKERFSVIEGNAEIAMARLINCQEKIQKDPRNADLINEEVSLLQESIKWKVAKEQFFTQKRDSKKGRQYICCDLVRRGPIVQQEQIDRLEEQFTEIEVKEALWSISGDKSLGPDGYESQFFKDCWLKRVLPTVVAENQSAFVKGRSIVQNILICQDLVKLYNGKKTTRSCLIKIDLKKAYDFVEWGFVEEMLHTLNFPPRFDK
- the LOC107811077 gene encoding uncharacterized protein LOC107811077, with translation MNDDESIQDMHTRFISIINELHSLGEIIRKNKLVRKILSILPSSWESKVNVITEAKDLQELTIDELDGNLKTYEMKRKIDSERREPKTKKNLVLKAKSNDSSEEDSGMTYLTKRFQKMVRRNGGILKKGNSSRPKNYDLCHKCGKPGYFIKDCPLMKHKHSKYNPDKTAKRNPVPDKHFKRKRSADNVVKQALAAWGDSSSEFEEETDAASVLIDAYHSPVEDKDALTLELEEAEQTRDDLVVCVVDLKETISNLEDEKMVLTEKIASIEQERDDLVVVVVTYKETIENFSKEKETLVKRVTEIEEEGDDLLIVIADRRETIEGLGTESRPGNSEKGKEVANEAHIRLENELKARIGFQREKTPYNPHSKYVTVPDNWLCTHCGSNGHLKKITKPGSSLFRKTKRLMKSGDLSFLKAIDDDAELWHKRLGHASFSLLNKLIQKEPVHVLPMSKFKEHKVYDASARGKHVKSSFKSKKDVSTSKPLDLLHMDMCGPMRVQSRGGKRYIFAIVHDYSRFTWTLCLRTKDETFEVFMAFVKKIQVKMESRVACIILDHGTRFDNAKFDEFYNENGITLNFSVLRTPQQNGVVEKKNRTLEEMARTMLMTVGLQRASGLKLSTLPATW